The sequence AAAGAATCGAATGCAGCCGCGATCAGTGCCCCGCACTGACAACTCATTATTTTCCAGGAAGAAACTCGTTCGTGTATGCTTCGTCGATCGGAGCAGTTTTCTTTAGAATACCGATATCGACCAGTTGCTTTTGCAACCCTTCCCAGATTTCCTTGTTCATGTAGCCGACTCCGTTAGTCTCCGCGTCCCCGCCATAGACCAGTGCCTCCTGAGCCTTCGTGCCAAAGGCCATCGCTTCCAGCTTCAGATCCGGGTTTTTTTCCTGCATTACCTTGTTGATTTCTTCAGAATTATCTTTATAGTAATCCCAGCCTTTGATGGAGGCTTCGACGTAGGCTTTGACAATATCCGGGTGGTTCTTAATGTAATCTTCTGTGGTAAACAGGATGTTGCCGTATTGCTTGTAGCCAAGATCATAATTAAGGAAGTAGTCAACATCTACGCCCTCCTGCTGCATCGTGAACGGCTCGGATGTGACATATATTTGGGTGGCGGATTCCGGGTCGGCAACGAAATTTGCAAGAGAACCGGTATATTTCATCTCTTGTACAGTGTCCAGTTTGTAAGCCTTCTTGAGATATTCCCAGAACGCAACACCGCTGCCCACGTAAACCTTATGACCGTTCAACTCAGAGATGTCCTTGTATTTGTCTTTATGGTACATAATGCCTTGGGGGTTTTTTTGAAAGGTTGCCGCGATCGCCACCAGCGGAATACCATTCTCCCGCGCCAGCAGGATCTCATCCGCCTGCCCCATTCCGAATTCGGCTTTGCCGGAAGCCACGATCTGCGACGCAGAGACACCTGGACCGCCTGGCTGGATCGTCATGTCTAGACCCGCGTCTTTGTAAAAGCCCTTCGAGAGCGCTGCATACTGACCGCCATGCTCCGGTTCCGCAAACCAGTTCGTCACCTGTGTGACTTTGGTCAGCTTGACTTCCGCCTGTTGGTTACCTGTCGATTCGCTGCCCTGAGAAACGTCTCCATTCTTGTCGGAACCGCAGGCCGACAGCGCCATGACAGACGTGACTATTAGAGACAGCCCCCATAACCTGAAATGCTTACCTCTTGTAGTTATTGTGAGCATGTTTCTTCCTCCCTTATCCTATTAATGATATCTATATGTGCATCCGCTTTTGGGCGAACAAGCACTCAAGGAAAACTAACTGAGCAGGCTAACGATGGTAGACTAGACACTTAAGACAGAAGTGCTGCAATCGGGTTCGTCCACTGCTGCTTCAGCTCAGACGCATAAATCCAGCGCTTCTTGTTGTACACCCAGCGTGTGGCAGGAAGCTCCTGAAAGAGTTCCTCTCCTGAGCTTGCATCCAGAACTACGAAGCCCACCGGATTGCCGATAGAAATGCCGTACTCCGAAATGCCAGCGATGGCCGCTGGGAGATGCGTCAGCATCCGTAGTATCGTATCCAGATCCACTTCACTAGCCAGATGTGCAGCATAGGCAGTCATAAGTCCAATCTGCAGCATGTCTCCACGTCCGAATGGGTGAAATGGGTCCTGAATGTTGTCGGAGGCCGCCGCAACGGGAACTCCAGCTTTCAATAGCTCTTTGACACGCGTAAGACCTCGTCTTACATTTCCCT comes from Paenibacillus sp. 19GGS1-52 and encodes:
- a CDS encoding ABC transporter substrate-binding protein, encoding MLTITTRGKHFRLWGLSLIVTSVMALSACGSDKNGDVSQGSESTGNQQAEVKLTKVTQVTNWFAEPEHGGQYAALSKGFYKDAGLDMTIQPGGPGVSASQIVASGKAEFGMGQADEILLARENGIPLVAIAATFQKNPQGIMYHKDKYKDISELNGHKVYVGSGVAFWEYLKKAYKLDTVQEMKYTGSLANFVADPESATQIYVTSEPFTMQQEGVDVDYFLNYDLGYKQYGNILFTTEDYIKNHPDIVKAYVEASIKGWDYYKDNSEEINKVMQEKNPDLKLEAMAFGTKAQEALVYGGDAETNGVGYMNKEIWEGLQKQLVDIGILKKTAPIDEAYTNEFLPGK